In the Alligator mississippiensis isolate rAllMis1 chromosome 7, rAllMis1, whole genome shotgun sequence genome, one interval contains:
- the DNAJB11 gene encoding dnaJ homolog subfamily B member 11 — protein MSRRALGRLCLLLLCLLGEATAGRDFYKILGVSRSASIKDIKKAYRKLALQLHPDRNPDDPRAQEKFQDLGAAYEVLSDEEKRKQYDTYGEEGLKDGHQSSHGDIFSHFFGDFGFMFGGNPRQQDRNIPRGSDIIVDLEVTLEEVYSGNFVEVVRNKPVARQAPGKRKCNCRQEMRTTQLGPGRFQMTQEVVCDECPNVKLVNEERTLEVEIEPGVRDGMEYPFIGEGEPHVDGEPGDLRFRIKVLKHPVFERRGDDLYTNVTISLVEALVGFEMDIAHLDGHKVHVARDKITKPGAKLWKKGEGLPNFDNNNIKGSLIITFDVEFPKEQLTDEQREGLQQLLKQGSVQKVYNGLQGY, from the exons ATGTCCCGCCGCGCGCTCGGCCgcctctgtctgctgctgctctgcctgctcGGGGAGGCCACCGCTGG GAGGGATTTCTATAAGATTCTGGGGGTGTCACGCAGCGcatcaataaaagatattaaaaaagctTATCGGAAACTAGCCCTGCAGCTTCATCCAGATCGCAACCCCGACGATCCACGCGCACAAGAGAAGTTCCAGGACCTGGGTGCAGCCTATGAG GTACTGTCAGATGAGGAAAAGAGAAAGCAGTATGACACATATGGTGAGGAAGGATTGAAAGACGGGCACCAGAGCTCCCATGGAGATATCTTCTCaca CTTTTTTGGGGACTTTGGCTTCATGTTCGGAGGAAATCCTCGTCAACAAGACAGGAACATTCCACGAGGAAGTGACATCATTGTGGACCTGGAAGTTACACTGGAAGAAGTATATTCAGGAAACTTTGTGGAA gttgttAGAAACAAGCCAGTAGCAAGACAGGCACCTGGCAAGCGGAAATGCAATTGTCGGCAGGAGATGAGGACCACCCAGCTTGGCCCTGGGCGTTTCCAGATGACTCAAGAAGTTGTCTGTGATGAGTGTCCCAATGTCAA GCTTGTGAACGAAGAACGAACATTGGAGGTGGAGATAGAGCCAGGTGTGAGGGATGGCATGGAGTATCCTTTCATTGGAGAAG GTGAACCTCATGTAGATGGGGAGCCAGGTGACTTGCGTTTCCGCATAAAAGTTCTCAA ACACCCAGTCTTCGAAAGAAGAGGAGATGACTTGTATACAAATGTGACTATCTCGCTGGtcgaggcattggtaggctttgAAATGGATATCGCACATTTAGATGGGCACAAG GTTCATGTTGCTCGGGATAAAATCACAAAACCTGGGGCCAAGCTGTGGAAGAAAGGAGAAGGTCTTCCAAATTTTGATAACAACAACATCAAAGGCTCACTAATAATAACCTTTGATGTAGAATTCCCCAAAGAGCAGCTAACAGATGAACAACGGGAAG GTCTGCAACAGTTATTGAAACAAGGATCGGTGCAGAAGGTGTACAATGGACTGCAGGGATATTAA
- the PROCR gene encoding endothelial protein C receptor, with protein sequence MRKWNRAGITLPPASVTEPHLPALPSPCQTPASLISPPLLHWAACRAEPRHMPAPTLRARSLQATQFLCSTEHPALTGMLLLLLLASALSCWGQEADPFPLPALHTFTMQLLAEFNRTTVQFLGNASLDGVLTHSLQGHEASQHLPLESPDQWEKTKRSLETYLSYFEDIVHLAARERNVQYPLRLHCTLGCQLFPSGTSQGFHEVSLSGEEFLIFLPQRPPNASWELQRPKENDPLGPFILKWLNSFPQTTSHLQAFLKTQCPDFIRKHPWRDSSKRRDARSHTSLVLGLTLGAFALAGLAIGIFLCTGGRT encoded by the exons ATGAGGAAATGGAACAGAGCTGGAATCACGCTCCCACCCGCCTCCGTCACCGAGCCCCACCTCCCCGCCCTGCCTTCTCCATGCCAGACACCAGCCTCCCTcatctccccaccactgctccaCTGGGCGGCATGCAGAGCAGAGCCTCGCCACATGCCTGCACCCACGCTCCGTGCCCGCTCGCTCCAGGCCACGCAATTCCTGTGCAGCACTGAGCATCCTGCCCTcacagggatgctgctgctgctgcttctcgcCAGTGCGCTCAGCTGTTGGGGACAGGAGGCAG accccttccccctgccagccctgcacaccTTCACCATGCAGCTTCTGGCTGAGTTCAACAGAACCACCGTACAGTTCCTGGGCAACGCCAGCCTGGACGGGGTGCTGACCCACAGCCTGCAGGGGCACGAGGCCAGCCAGCACCTCCCGCTGGAGTCCCCGGACCAGTGGGAAAAGACAAAGCGCAGCCTGGAGACTTATCTCTCTTACTTTGAGGACATCGTCCACCTTGCTGCCAGGGAGAGGAATGTGCAGT ACCCTCTGCGCTTGCACTGCACGCTGGGCTGCCAGCTCTTCCCCAGTGGCACCTCCCAGGGCTTCCACGAGGTGTCACTTAGTGGAGAAGAATTCCTGATCTTCCTGCCCCAGAGGCCCCCCAACGcctcctgggagctgcagaggCCAAAGGAGAACGACCCGCTGGGCCCATTCATCTTGAAGTGGCTgaacagtttcccccaaaccaccTCCCACCTGCAGGCCTTCCTGAAGACCCAGTGCCCGGACTTCATAAGGAAGCACCCCTGGAGGGACAGCTCTA AAAGACGTGATGCCCGTTCACACAcctcgctggtgctgggcctTACCTTGGGGGCTTTTGCTTTGGCAGGCTTGGCCATAGGCATCTTCCTCTGCACAGGAGGGAGGACATAG